A window of Festucalex cinctus isolate MCC-2025b chromosome 6, RoL_Fcin_1.0, whole genome shotgun sequence contains these coding sequences:
- the LOC144021141 gene encoding type-2 ice-structuring protein-like isoform X2 gives MHGFKRHRFYSGIVHRTPEEEEALICSSFSSTSQLVTKMLTVSLVLFAFVALATADDAATCLPGWSEHGGRCFFFDATQKSWAEAQAHCQSIGANLASVHSDDEHTFVKNLANNAPTWLGGSDCQTAGAWFWMDGTQMITRFWCPLKPDNDPTQCCLEINTTDEHCWDDVPCSNTLPYVCVKKP, from the exons atgcatggattcaaacgacacag GTTTTATTCAGGCATTGTACACAGGACACCAGAGGAAGAAGAAGCTCTCATCTGCAG ttcatTTTCTTCAACATCCCAACTCGTCACGAAGATGCTGACTGTGTCTTTAGTTCTGTTTGCCTTCGTGGCACTGGCAACAGCTGACG ATGCAGCAACATGTCTACCTGGCTGGAGTGAACACGGAGGCCGGTGTTTCTTCTTTGATGCAACACAGAAGTCCTGGGCTGAGGCTCAG GCACATTGCCAGTCCATAGGAGCAAACCTTGCATCTGTACACAGTGATGATGAACATACATTCGTTAAGAATCTGGCTAACAACGCACCCACTTGGCTTGGTGGCTCAGATTGCCAAACG GCTGGTGCCTGGTTCTGGATGGACGGTACACAAATGATAACCAGATTTTGGTGTCCACTTAAACCAGACAATGATCCGACACAGTGCTGTCTGGAGATAAATACTACCG ATGAACACTGCTGGGATGATGTGCCCTGTAGCAACACCCTTCCATATGTGTGTGTAAAGAAACCTTAG
- the LOC144021141 gene encoding type-2 ice-structuring protein-like isoform X1 — MDSNDTGIVHRTPEEEEALICSSFSSTSQLVTKMLTVSLVLFAFVALATADDAATCLPGWSEHGGRCFFFDATQKSWAEAQAHCQSIGANLASVHSDDEHTFVKNLANNAPTWLGGSDCQTAGAWFWMDGTQMITRFWCPLKPDNDPTQCCLEINTTDEHCWDDVPCSNTLPYVCVKKP, encoded by the exons atggattcaaacgacacag GCATTGTACACAGGACACCAGAGGAAGAAGAAGCTCTCATCTGCAG ttcatTTTCTTCAACATCCCAACTCGTCACGAAGATGCTGACTGTGTCTTTAGTTCTGTTTGCCTTCGTGGCACTGGCAACAGCTGACG ATGCAGCAACATGTCTACCTGGCTGGAGTGAACACGGAGGCCGGTGTTTCTTCTTTGATGCAACACAGAAGTCCTGGGCTGAGGCTCAG GCACATTGCCAGTCCATAGGAGCAAACCTTGCATCTGTACACAGTGATGATGAACATACATTCGTTAAGAATCTGGCTAACAACGCACCCACTTGGCTTGGTGGCTCAGATTGCCAAACG GCTGGTGCCTGGTTCTGGATGGACGGTACACAAATGATAACCAGATTTTGGTGTCCACTTAAACCAGACAATGATCCGACACAGTGCTGTCTGGAGATAAATACTACCG ATGAACACTGCTGGGATGATGTGCCCTGTAGCAACACCCTTCCATATGTGTGTGTAAAGAAACCTTAG
- the LOC144021141 gene encoding type-2 ice-structuring protein-like isoform X3, with protein sequence MLTVSLVLFAFVALATADDAATCLPGWSEHGGRCFFFDATQKSWAEAQAHCQSIGANLASVHSDDEHTFVKNLANNAPTWLGGSDCQTAGAWFWMDGTQMITRFWCPLKPDNDPTQCCLEINTTDEHCWDDVPCSNTLPYVCVKKP encoded by the exons ATGCTGACTGTGTCTTTAGTTCTGTTTGCCTTCGTGGCACTGGCAACAGCTGACG ATGCAGCAACATGTCTACCTGGCTGGAGTGAACACGGAGGCCGGTGTTTCTTCTTTGATGCAACACAGAAGTCCTGGGCTGAGGCTCAG GCACATTGCCAGTCCATAGGAGCAAACCTTGCATCTGTACACAGTGATGATGAACATACATTCGTTAAGAATCTGGCTAACAACGCACCCACTTGGCTTGGTGGCTCAGATTGCCAAACG GCTGGTGCCTGGTTCTGGATGGACGGTACACAAATGATAACCAGATTTTGGTGTCCACTTAAACCAGACAATGATCCGACACAGTGCTGTCTGGAGATAAATACTACCG ATGAACACTGCTGGGATGATGTGCCCTGTAGCAACACCCTTCCATATGTGTGTGTAAAGAAACCTTAG